In Aegilops tauschii subsp. strangulata cultivar AL8/78 chromosome 3, Aet v6.0, whole genome shotgun sequence, one genomic interval encodes:
- the LOC109780489 gene encoding glutathione S-transferase 3, giving the protein MAEPAAAASTRKLYGYELSSNSVRIAALLNEKGLDYELVVVDDTKSPEFLAINPLGQVPAFQDGDDILFESRAISRYIAAKYRSTGTDLLPATPSAKLEVWLEVESHHFYPAVADLVYELRVRPRLPGGAPPDPAVVDALARKVADVLDIYDAHLAAGNRYLAGDAFTLADVNHMAQLFAMSRTPRAGELVAARPHVQAWWDEISARPAWKKTVAALPLPPA; this is encoded by the exons ATGGCtgagccggcggcggcggcgagcacaaGGAAGCTGTACGGGTACGAGCTGTCGTCCAATTCGGTGCGCATCGCGGCGCTGCTCAACGAGAAGGGGCTCGACTACGAGCTCGTCGTCGTCGACGACACCAAGTCGCCGGAGTTCCTCGCCATCAAC CCCTTGGGCCAGGTCCCGGCGTTCCAGGACGGCGACGACATCCTCTTCG AGTCTCGCGCCATAAGTAGGTACATCGCCGCCAAGTACCGGTCAACGGGCACGGACCTGCTGCCGGCGACGCCGTCGGCGAAGCTGGAGGTGTGGCTGGAGGTGGAGTCGCACCACTTCTACCCGGCCGTGGCCGACCTGGTGTACGAGCTCCGCGTCAGGCCCCGGCTGCCGGGCGGCGCGCCGCCCGACCCGGCCGTGGTTGACGCGCTCGCCCGCAAGGTCGCCGACGTGCTCGACATCTACGACGCCCACCTCGCCGCCGGGAACAGGTACCTCGCCGGCGACGCCTTCACGCTCGCCGACGTGAACCACATGGCGCAGCTGTTCGCCATGAGCCGGACACCCCGGGCGGGGGAGCTCGTGGCGGCCAGGCCGCACGTGCAGGCGTGGTGGGACGAGATCTCCGCCCGCCCCGCCTGGAAGAAGACTGTCGCCGCGCTCCCTCTCCCGCCGGCTTGA
- the LOC109780500 gene encoding probable L-type lectin-domain containing receptor kinase S.5, with translation MAVLLCSAAIPCSMAASCPCEENKLDGIMSYSFPSFPRDSPRNLEILGDAGVKIGALMLTPDSDGMKGRAGSVLLRSPITLWAVDSNEVKHDASFNTSFTMNLNRWDNVQGDGLAFAIVPSLHGPPPGSQGGFLGLTNTISNSATASGSFVAVEFDTSMNDYDPDDNHIGLNIGSIVSDYVVSLSDITLAPLHMTVNYTVWIDYNGAGHHIWVYMAVDGLPKPAKAYLDVPLTLSNHTPHQVFIGFTASTGEGIELHRILRWNLTVGKLPDYGALRKRKVILSAVLGSAAATVVIISVAVFYFYLRYKALKMELKLSEALRRLPGTPKEFKYAMIRKATNNYDEARKLGKGGFGAVYRGTLRLQSDKTCQVVEVAVKKFTRNRDRCYDDFLVEVDVINRLRHRNVVPLVGWSYEKGELLLIYEYMPNGSVDQYLFEENPRLQRRILGWKTRYDIIIDVAAGLHYVHHEHDHMVLHRDIKASNIMLDSSFRGRLGDFGLARIVTLNKNSYTDVGVAGTWGFIAPEYSICHKATRKTDVYAFGVLVLEIVTGERALAGNHDHETLQPLTEWVWWVHRERRLLEAVDDKVTSMQEFNPDDATRLLLLGLACSSPNSSDRPSMAEVVQVLAKSVPPPEVPLVKPTFVWPPEGGIPVEFDDMMATSSLDWKDMSSSEAVGPSVPSEVNRRKARVGHSNTSGSIEEYYM, from the exons ATGGCCGTGTTGCTGTGCTCTGCAGCTATACCTTGCTCCATGGCGGCATCGTGCCCCTGTGAAGAGAATAAGCTGGACGGTATCATGTCCTACAGCTTCCCTTCCTTCCCCCGTGATTCTCCAAGGAACTTGGAGATTCTCGGGGACGCAGGTGTAAAAATCGGAGCCCTCATGCTCACTCCCGACAGTGATGGGATGAAGGGCAGAGCTGGCTCTGTCCTCCTCCGATCACCCATCACGCTCTGGGCTGTCGACTCCAACGAGGTGAAGCACGACGCATCCTTCAACACCTCCTTCACCATGAACCTCAACAGATGGGACAACGTACAAGGCGACGGCCTTGCGTTCGCCATCGTCCCGTCCCTCCACGGTCCTCCGCCGGGCAGCCAGGGTGGTTTCCTTGGTCTCACCAATACCATCTCAAACTCGGCCACTGCCTCGGGCAGCTTCGTCGCCGTCGAGTTTGACACCTCGATGAACGACTACGATCCCGATGACAACCACATCGGCCTCAACATCGGCAGCATTGTCTCCGACTACGTTGTCTCCCTCTCCGACATTACCCTCGCGCCGCTTCACATGACGGTAAATTACACCGTGTGGATCGATTACAACGGAGCCGGACACCACATATGGGTGTACATGGCCGTCGATGGTCTGCCCAAGCCTGCCAAGGCCTACCTTGACGTGCCTCTCACCCTGAGCAACCACACCCCCCACCAAGTGTTCATTGGTTTCACTGCGTCGACCGGGGAAGGCATCGAGCTCCACCGGATCCTGAGGTGGAACCTGACAGTCGGAAAGCTTCCCGACTACGGAGCCCTTCGAAAACGGAAGGTGATACTGTCCGCGGTTCTTGGGTCAGCGGCCGCCACCGTCGTCATAATATCTGTCGCGGTCTTCTACTTCTACTTGAGGTATAAAGCCCTGAAGATGGAGTTGAAGCTGTCGGAGGCCCTTCGGCGGCTTCCGGGCACGCCCAAGGAGTTCAAGTACGCCATGATCAGGAAGGCCACGAACAACTACGACGAGGCAAGGAAGCTAGGCAAAGGCGGGTTTGGCGCAGTTTACAGGGGAACGCTCCGGCTCCAGTCAGACAAGACATGCCAAGTGGTGGAGGTGGCGGTGAAGAAGTTCACGCGCAACCGAGACCGCTGCTACGACGACTTCCTCGTAGAGGTCGACGTGATCAACCGGCTGCGCCACCGAAATGTCGTGCCGCTCGTTG GTTGGAGTTACGAGAAAGGGGAGCTCCTTCTTATCTATGAGTATATGCCCAATGGTAGCGTGGACCAATACCTCTTTGAGGAAAACCCTCGTCTCCAGCGGCGCATCCTAGGATGGAAAACCCGCTATGACATCATCATTGATGTAGCCGCAGGGCTCCACTACGTGCATCATGAGCACGATCACATGGTGCTCCACCGCGACATAAAAGCAAGCAACATCATGCTTGACTCTTCCTTTCGTGGTCGCCTAGGTGACTTCGGCCTTGCCCGCATCGTCACCTTGAACAAGAACTCCTACACGGATGTGGGTGTGGCTGGCACCTGGGGCTTCATTGCGCCAGAGTACTCAATCTGTCACAAGGCCACTCGCAAGACTGACGTGTATGCCTTTGGGGTGCTAGTCCTTGAGATTGTCACCGGAGAACGAGCACTTGCCGGCAACCATGACCATGAGACGCTTCAACCGCTTACTGAGTGGGTTTGGTGGGTTCATAGGGAGAGAAGGTTGCTCGAAGCGGTCGATGACAAAGTGACTTCCATGCAAGAGTTCAATCCGGATGATGCCACTCGCTTGTTGCTTCTTGGACTGGCATGTAGTAGCCCGAACTCGTCTGACCGACCGAGCATGGCCGAGGTAGTGCAAGTCCTAGCCAAATCAGTGCCGCCACCAGAAGTACCGCTTGTGAAACCGACATTCGTTTGGCCACCTGAAGGCGGGATCCCCGTGGAATTTGATGACATGATGGCAACGAGCAGCCTCGACTGGAAGGACATGTCTAGTAGTGAAGCCGTAGGGCCGAGCGTACCATCAGAGGTGAATAGGCGCAAGGCTCGGGTTGGGCATTCCAATACATCTGGATCAATTGAGGAGTATTATATGTAG
- the LOC109780501 gene encoding glutathione S-transferase 3, with protein sequence MAPIKLYGMMLSANVTRVTTLLNELGLEFDFVDVDLRTGAHKHPDFLKLNPFGQIPALQDGDEVVFESRAINRYIATKYGASLLPTPSAKLEAWLEVESHHFYPPARTLVYELVIKPMLGAPTDAAEVDKNAADLAKLLDVYEAHLAAGNKYLAGDAFTLADANHMSYLFMLTKSPKADLVASRPHVKAWWEEISARPAWAKTVASIPLPPAV encoded by the exons ATGGCGCCCATCAAGCTGTACGGGATGATGCTGTCGGCCAACGTGACCCGCGTGACCACGCTGCTCAACGAGCTCGGCCTCGAGTTCGACTTCGTCGACGTCGACCTCCGCACCGGCGCCCACAAGCACCCCGACTTCCTCAAGCTCAAC CCTTTCGGCCAGATCCCCGCGCTGCAGGACGGAGACGAAGTTGTCTTCG AGTCGCGCGCCATCAACCGGTACATCGCGACCAAGTACGGGGCGTCCCTGCTGCCGACGCCGTCGGCCAAGCTGGAGGCGTGGCTGGAGGTGGAGTCGCACCACTTCTACCCGCCGGCGCGGACGCTGGTGTACGAGCTGGTCATCAAGCCCATGCTGGGCGCCCCCACCGACGCCGCCGAGGTGGACAAGAACGCCGCCGACCTCGCCAAGCTGCTCGACGTCTACGAGGCCCACCTCGCCGCCGGGAACAAGTACCTGGCCGGCGACGCCTTCACGCTCGCCGACGCCAACCACATGTCCTACCTCTTCATGCTCACCAAGAGCCCCAAGGCGGACCTGGTGGCCTCCCGCCCGCACGTCAAGGCCTGGTGGGAGGAGATCTCCGCCCGCCCCGCCTGGGCCAAGACCGTCGCCTCCATCCCCCTCCCGCCCGCCGTCTGA
- the LOC109780499 gene encoding uncharacterized protein: MDDGEAASPEAKRMRRRKKKMTKQKNPQMPHELVLEILAHLPVQSLLRLSRVCRAWRATISSDASFHRVHQRLQKRCKLVSPRWRFGPEPYLCCPKTVGLYRREPGQEDDYTPLVVYGSMPQYCPRLTRTDPNGSGEPNAQPYFYRSAVSGGSYTTGMEVFTVGVDWYWREMAAQLQYPIVPQWTAAFFKGFLLWTISDEIFKDVAPCFLRFGLEDEEFVVTPLPPYHPTSHKTMTSFVELRGDLVVACVGATVEMWMCDDINNPRWDLRYKVNAMARGLASLSPIAVFDGDIVFKDEVLCCLISYDLQTKAANDVVRMKELRYHNPNTGTVVL; the protein is encoded by the exons ATGGACGACGGTGAGGCAGCATCACCAGAAGCCAAAAGGAtgcggaggaggaagaagaagatgaccaAGCAGAAGAATCCGCAAATGCCGCACGAGCTCGTGTTGGAGATCCTGGCCCACCTGCCCGTGCAGTCGCTGCTGCGGCTCAGCCGCGTGTGCAGGGCGTGGCGCGCCACCATCTCCAGCGACGCGTCCTTCCACCGCGTGCACCAGCGCCTCCAGAAGCGATGCAAGCTCGTCTCCCCGCGCTGGCGATTTGGGCCCGAACCCTACCTCTGTTGCCCAAAAACCGTTGGCTTGTACAGGCGGGAGCCTGGTCAGGAGGACGACTACACGCCCCTCGTCGTCTATGGCTCTATGCCACAATACTGTCCCCGTCTGACACG AACCGACCCGAACGGTTCGGGGGAACCGAACGCCCAGCCCTACTTCTACCGCTCCGCGGTGTCAGGGGGCAGCTATACTACTGGGATGGAGGTGTTCACCGTTGGAGTAGACTGGTATTGGCGTGAGATGGCGGCGCAACTGCAGTACCCTATCGTGCCACAATGGACGGCTGCcttcttcaaaggattcttgcTCTGGACAATATCAGATGAAATCTTCAAGGATGTCGCGCCATGTTTCCTTCGCTTCGGCTTGGAGGATGAGGAATTCGTGGTCACGCCGCTGCCTCCTTATCACCCAACGTCTCATAAAACCATGACTAGTTTTGTTGAACTGCGCGGGGATCTAGTCGTAGCTTGTGTTGGTGCCACGGTCGAGATGTGGATGTGCGACGACATCAACAATCCGAGATGGGATCTGCGCTACAAAGTCAATGCCATGGCGCGTGGTCTAGCGTCTCTATCTCCCATTGCAGTGTTTGATGGTGACATCGTGTTCAAAGATGAGGTGTTGTGTTGTCTCATTAGCTATGATCTCCAAACCAAAGCTGCCAACGACGTTGTTCGCATGAAGGAGTTGAGGTATCATAATCCAAACACAGGCACGGTTGTCCTTTGA